From one Cyanobacterium stanieri PCC 7202 genomic stretch:
- a CDS encoding hypothetical protein (KEGG: pin:Ping_1650 hypothetical protein~SPTR: Putative uncharacterized protein), whose translation MCFSASSSFLISAVGICSGSYCVSRVNQTNVYDYLPIALTPILFGIQQGLEGMVWLSLNSADSQITKTYAFGFLFFSHFLWPFWMTFSVLKVETGETIKKVLIGLLTIGFLYGVFLYFPLLVNPDWLSVNQVYGSIQYRIHVMSHGIVSPYLGILLYVMLTLLGLMLSSHRGLNYLGGLIFIALIFSQLLFDYALISVWCFFAAVTSSYLLYFFSSEELFQTS comes from the coding sequence ATGTGTTTTTCAGCATCATCGAGCTTTTTAATTAGTGCCGTCGGTATCTGTTCGGGAAGTTATTGTGTTAGTAGAGTTAACCAAACCAATGTTTATGACTATTTACCCATAGCCCTTACTCCCATTCTTTTTGGTATCCAGCAGGGATTGGAGGGAATGGTTTGGCTTTCTCTAAATTCTGCTGACTCTCAAATAACTAAGACTTATGCCTTCGGTTTTTTATTTTTCTCTCACTTTCTCTGGCCTTTTTGGATGACATTTTCTGTGCTGAAGGTAGAAACAGGAGAAACTATCAAAAAGGTTTTAATTGGATTATTAACTATAGGCTTTCTGTATGGTGTTTTCCTTTATTTCCCCCTTTTAGTTAATCCCGATTGGTTATCAGTTAATCAGGTTTATGGCTCAATCCAATACCGAATCCATGTTATGAGCCATGGCATCGTTTCTCCCTATTTAGGGATTTTGTTATATGTGATGCTTACTTTATTGGGCTTAATGCTTTCATCCCATAGAGGATTGAATTATTTAGGGGGTTTAATTTTTATCGCTTTGATTTTTAGCCAATTACTTTTTGATTATGCTTTAATATCTGTGTGGTGCTTCTTCGCTGCTGTTACTTCTTCCTATTTGCTTTATTTTTTCTCTTCTGAGGAATTATTCCAAACAAGTTAA
- a CDS encoding phosphate ABC transporter ATP-binding protein, PhoT family (PFAM: ABC transporter~TIGRFAM: phosphate ABC transporter, ATP-binding protein~COGs: COG1117 ABC-type phosphate transport system ATPase component~InterPro IPR017871:IPR003439:IPR015850:IPR003593~KEGG: cyt:cce_3984 ABC phosphate transport system ATP-binding protein~PFAM: ABC transporter related~SMART: AAA ATPase~SPTR: ABC phosphate transport system ATP-binding protein) yields the protein MSNLPIKTIILPSLNIENLSLFYDKKPAFKGINMPIHGGKITTLIGPSGCGKSSFLSCINRLVDMIPNTHIEGDIRLDGLPILGKKIDTLNLRRRIGTIFQKPNPFPFSIYKNLAFPLKEHGIKDKNKIEYLIEKNLKNVGLWQEIKDRLHQNALSLSGGQKQRLCIARALILEPQILLFDEPCSALDPISSGVVEDLIASLKDKYTVVIVTHNLAQAKRIGDYGALFWTENNIGTLAEFGTIEQIFNSPQSEITSAYIQGIRG from the coding sequence ATGTCTAACTTACCAATAAAAACTATTATTCTACCATCTTTAAACATAGAAAATTTATCTCTTTTTTATGATAAAAAACCTGCTTTTAAAGGAATAAATATGCCCATCCACGGAGGGAAAATAACCACTCTTATAGGGCCTTCTGGTTGTGGCAAAAGTAGCTTTTTGAGTTGTATTAATCGTTTGGTGGATATGATTCCTAATACTCACATTGAAGGTGATATTCGTTTGGATGGTTTACCGATTCTAGGAAAAAAAATAGATACCCTTAACCTTCGTCGTCGTATTGGTACCATATTTCAAAAACCTAATCCCTTCCCCTTTTCTATATATAAAAACCTTGCCTTTCCCCTCAAAGAACATGGCATAAAAGACAAAAATAAAATTGAATATTTAATCGAAAAAAACCTTAAAAATGTCGGTTTATGGCAAGAAATAAAAGATCGACTCCATCAAAATGCCCTATCCTTATCAGGAGGACAAAAACAAAGATTATGTATTGCCAGAGCCTTGATATTAGAGCCACAAATATTATTATTTGATGAACCCTGTAGCGCCCTCGATCCCATTTCTAGCGGTGTCGTAGAAGATTTAATCGCTAGTTTGAAAGATAAATATACCGTGGTAATTGTCACCCACAACCTCGCCCAAGCCAAGAGAATCGGTGATTATGGGGCTTTATTTTGGACTGAAAATAACATCGGTACTTTAGCCGAATTTGGCACTATCGAACAAATTTTTAACTCCCCCCAATCAGAAATTACCTCCGCTTATATTCAGGGGATTAGGGGTTAG
- a CDS encoding phosphate ABC transporter membrane protein 2, PhoT family (PFAM: Binding-protein-dependent transport system inner membrane component~TIGRFAM: phosphate ABC transporter, permease protein PstA~COGs: COG0581 ABC-type phosphate transport system permease component~InterPro IPR000515:IPR005672~KEGG: nhl:Nhal_2979 phosphate ABC transporter, inner membrane subunit PstA~PFAM: binding-protein-dependent transport systems inner membrane component~SPTR: Phosphate ABC transporter, inner membrane subunit PstA;~TIGRFAM: phosphate ABC transporter, inner membrane subunit PstA) translates to MLSYKKREGLLIGILLWLMALIIVVFFGWFLGDIIIHSWGKISWQFLFSQPLNAGREGGIAPILVSTFLILFVTMVTALPLGVGTAIFLTEFTEQNNFLGVLIRRSLDILAGVPSIVFGLFGNAFFTIKLGLGFSILSGGLTLACMVLPILIRTTEEGLRNVPLDYRLGAAALGISQRATLWRIVLPSAMASIIVGFVLGVGRAIAETAALIFTSGYVDRMPESLMDSGRSLSIHIFDLSMNVSGGDDNAYSSALVLLVLFFLINFIAKMILNLTSNLSSG, encoded by the coding sequence ATGTTAAGTTATAAAAAAAGAGAGGGGTTATTAATTGGTATTTTATTGTGGTTAATGGCTCTGATTATTGTGGTATTTTTTGGTTGGTTTTTGGGAGATATTATTATTCATAGTTGGGGTAAAATATCTTGGCAATTTTTATTTTCTCAGCCATTAAATGCTGGTAGAGAGGGCGGTATTGCCCCTATTTTGGTGTCAACCTTTTTGATTTTATTTGTAACCATGGTAACGGCTTTACCTTTAGGAGTTGGCACAGCTATTTTTTTGACAGAATTTACAGAACAAAATAATTTTTTAGGGGTTTTAATTAGGCGTAGTTTAGATATTTTGGCTGGTGTTCCTTCCATTGTTTTTGGTTTGTTTGGCAATGCTTTTTTTACTATTAAATTAGGTCTAGGTTTTTCTATTTTATCGGGGGGGTTAACTTTAGCTTGTATGGTGTTACCCATTCTCATTCGCACCACGGAGGAAGGGCTGAGAAATGTTCCCCTCGATTATCGTTTGGGGGCGGCGGCGTTGGGCATATCTCAACGGGCGACTTTGTGGCGGATTGTCTTGCCTTCTGCTATGGCGAGTATTATTGTCGGGTTTGTGTTGGGGGTTGGTCGTGCGATCGCAGAAACCGCTGCCTTAATTTTTACTAGCGGTTATGTGGACAGAATGCCAGAATCTTTGATGGATTCGGGGCGCAGTTTATCGATTCATATTTTTGACTTGAGTATGAATGTTAGTGGCGGTGATGATAATGCTTATAGTTCGGCTTTGGTGTTATTGGTGCTTTTTTTCCTCATTAATTTTATTGCCAAAATGATTTTAAATCTTACTTCTAACCTGAGTTCGGGATAA
- a CDS encoding phosphate ABC transporter membrane protein 1, PhoT family (PFAM: Binding-protein-dependent transport system inner membrane component~TIGRFAM: phosphate ABC transporter, permease protein PstC~COGs: COG0573 ABC-type phosphate transport system permease component~InterPro IPR000515:IPR011864~KEGG: amr:AM1_3490 phosphate ABC transporter, permease protein PstC~PFAM: binding-protein-dependent transport systems inner membrane component~SPTR: Phosphate ABC transporter, permease protein PstC;~TIGRFAM: phosphate ABC transporter, inner membrane subunit PstC) — protein MISLKNRILSPSHGDLLWRWLLTIIAMITGVIVVVITVFLFSEASAVLEEVGWGAFFRDPSWHPQEQFFNLIPMLLGTLSVTVGAVCLAIPLGVGSAIFAQYYAPRGVAYVYRQLIELLAGIPSVVYGFWGLVVLVPLINRFQAPGTSLLAGMVILTLMILPTVALTAEASFEEVPLEYRQGAIALGLSKWAMIRGVILPVAKSGVMTGFILATGRALGETMAVLMVCGNVVQVPDSFFAPVRTLTANIALEMAYATGNHRSALFVSGLWLMGAIALMVLIAEIMRDQNVKL, from the coding sequence ATGATCTCATTAAAAAACAGGATTTTGTCCCCCTCTCACGGTGATTTGCTATGGCGTTGGTTACTGACTATCATTGCGATGATTACGGGGGTTATTGTGGTGGTAATCACGGTATTTTTGTTTTCGGAAGCCTCGGCAGTGTTGGAGGAGGTGGGATGGGGGGCTTTTTTTCGAGATCCTTCTTGGCATCCCCAAGAGCAGTTTTTTAATTTGATACCGATGTTGTTGGGTACTTTGTCGGTGACAGTAGGGGCGGTTTGTTTGGCGATTCCTTTGGGGGTTGGTTCGGCTATTTTTGCCCAGTATTATGCACCTCGTGGGGTGGCTTATGTTTATCGTCAGTTAATTGAGTTGTTGGCGGGTATTCCTTCGGTGGTATATGGTTTTTGGGGTTTGGTGGTATTAGTACCATTGATTAATCGGTTTCAGGCACCGGGTACGAGTTTATTGGCTGGTATGGTTATTCTTACTTTGATGATTTTGCCCACGGTTGCCCTGACGGCGGAGGCTAGTTTTGAGGAAGTACCTTTGGAGTACAGACAGGGTGCGATCGCACTGGGCTTGTCAAAATGGGCCATGATTCGGGGGGTAATACTACCTGTGGCAAAATCGGGGGTGATGACGGGGTTTATTTTGGCGACGGGAAGGGCATTGGGGGAGACGATGGCGGTGTTGATGGTATGTGGCAATGTGGTACAAGTGCCTGACAGTTTTTTTGCCCCTGTGCGCACTTTGACGGCGAATATTGCCCTCGAAATGGCGTATGCTACGGGGAATCATCGTTCGGCTTTATTTGTCAGTGGTTTATGGTTGATGGGTGCGATCGCCCTTATGGTATTAATAGCGGAAATTATGAGGGATCAAAATGTTAAGTTATAA